The following are from one region of the Hyla sarda isolate aHylSar1 chromosome 6, aHylSar1.hap1, whole genome shotgun sequence genome:
- the FNDC7 gene encoding fibronectin type III domain-containing protein 7 → MERSPNDRAATAEMTTSLDTDFSVSTYDVTSRSIYVKWTKVAGATSYGITASPFTSAAQSAFAVFNPGTIIGTVNTLLPNTNYTVMVEAMDQDGNTLAQAQTLQLTAPEVPVIEQAYSKLSNSITVEWAEVSGATGYQVIAQDGQSFFDSFVTSSPGTVTGLQAATSYKITVRSINSAGKSQPSPPKWATTVLEAPSVTVDSPTSDSISVSWTSVPSSVLYSVSVMRSDGSGTRWNQNTTALSLNFTSLDPGSTYTIKVHAWDANGIPGDDITYNQITRPSAPSDVQITFNSGALEATFYVSGADATTNYTMLLYSGATSEASANCTMSVSPCTISSLHCGIEYNVSLLATNEAGSTPSAKTWSLMSVPCAPSGISVVEENPGNLTVSWASGTLSEYYVVFVKSDDGFEVHCNTTQSPCYFPAECGFIYFMSVFAYNKAGQSPLGELLNYTTAPCCPSDFSTAYVSSDTLEIVWSAVRGAEMYETKADDGTNVILCNDTATVCALSGLQCNTQYNVTVFSYSENRGSNTSCSSKYMKTGPCSPEITNITNIDASSYMIRWDSSNYNAVYAVTVRGQNRLWNCTSSGSSCILESLPCGSMFMVSAVAYTSEGMSLPGYSVPLETAPCCPTNLSVVQVTQSVTNVSWSAATGAKTYTTVLESPKGQAKCHTQEEHCLLGCITCGTSYSVSLEAVSETGLGTQCTYHGYSSSACCPSGVKLYRLSNTGIRVSWRTSATTANYTVNIYGTKGNFTCSPNGSLSYCDVTEIPCGDVYTVVVSPVSDEHNQISFCPQKIYSVTCSGSSLGMVIYRGKRSIT, encoded by the exons ATTTTTCAGTATCTACATATGACGTCACATCAAGAAGTATATATGTTAAATGGACAAAAGTTGCCGGTGCCACATCCTATGGAATCACTGCATCCCCTTTCACGTCGGCAGCACAGTCTGCATTTGCTGTTTTTAATCCGGGCACCATTATAGGAACGGTAAACACTTTACTTCCTAACACTAACTACACAGTAATGGTAGAAGCCATGGACCAAGATGGCAACACTCTGGCTCAGGCTCAGACTCTCCAGCTGACAG CTCCAGAAGTTCCGGTTATTGAACAGGCATATTCCAAGCTGAGTAATAGTATTACAGTGGAATGGGCCGAGGTGTCGGGGGCTACAGGTTACCAGGTCATCGCTCAGGATGGACAGTCCTTCTTTGACTCTTTTGTAACCAGTTCCCCGGGAACCGTCACCGGTTTGCAAGCTGCTACATCCTACAAAATCACCGTGAGATCCATCAACTCAGCTGGAAAGAGTCAACCTTCTCCTCCTAAGTGGGCAACAACag tgctggaggctccctcGGTCACCGTGGACTCTCCGACCAGTGACTCTATCAGCGTTAGCTGGACTTCGGTACCGTCATCGGTTCTGTACTCGGTTTCTGTGATGAGATCAGATGGATCTGGTACCAGATGGAACCAAAACACCACAGCGCTATCACTTAACTTCACCTCCTTGGATCCGGGCAGTACCTATACTATTAAAGTCCATGCATGGGATGCCAATGGGATTCCAGGAGACGATATCACCTACAACCAGATAACAC GTCCTTCTGCTCCATCGGATGTTCAGATAACATTTAACAGTGGAGCATTAGAGGCCACGTTCTACGTATCTGGAGCTGATGCCACGACCAACTATACAATGTTACTTTACAGTGGAGCCACCTCAGAGGCCAGTGCTAACTGCACCATGTCAGTGTCTCCCTGTACAATCTCTTCGCTGCATTGTGGGATCGAGTATAACGTGTCTCTGTTAGCGACCAATGAAGCCGGATCTACTCCATCTGCAAAGACCTGGAGTCTTATGTCAG TTCCATGTGCACCAAGTGGAATCTCTGTCGTGGAAGAAAACCCTGGCAACCTCACAGTGTCGTGGGCCAGTGGAACCCTCTCCGAGTATTATGTTGTATTTGTAAAGAGTGACGACGGCTTTGAGGTTCACTGCAACACCACCCAGTCACCGTGTTACTTTCCCGCTGAGTGTGGATTCATCTACTTCATGAGCGTCTTTGCATATAATAAAGCAGGGCAAAGCCCTCTGGGTGAGCTTCTCAATTACACCACAG CCCCTTGCTGTCCCAGTGACTTCAGCACAGCGTACGTGTCGAGTGATACCCTGGAGATTGTCTGGTCTGCCGTGAGAGGTGCAGAAATGTACGAGACGAAGGCTGACGACGGGACCAACGTAATCCTCTGTAATGACACCGCTACAGTCTGTGCCCTGTCTGGTCTGCAGTGTAACACACAGTACAATGTCACAGTGTTTTCCTACAGTGAGAACAGAGGCAGCAACACCTCATGCTCATCGAAATACATGAAGACAG GTCCCTGTAGTCCCGAAATCACCAATATCACAAACATTGATGCAAGCTCGTATATGATTCGTTGGGACTCCAGTAACTATAATGCCGTGTACGCCGTGACTGTCCGAGGACAGAATAGATTGTGGAATTGTACCAGCTCGGGCTCTTCTTGTATATTGGAAAGCCTTCCGTGTGGGTCCATGTTTATGGTCAGTGCAGTGGCGTATACATCTGAAGGAATGAGTCTGCCCGGTTACAGCGTGCCCTTGGAAACAG CTCCTTGCTGTCCAACAAACCTCAGTGTTGTCCAGGTCACACAGTCCGTGACCAATGTGAGCTGGTCCGCCGCCACCGGAGCAAAGACGTACACTACCGTGCTGGAGTCACCAAAGGGACAGGCCAAATGCCACacccaggaggagcactgcctgcTGGGATGCATTACATGTGGGACAAGCTACTCGGTATCCCTGGAAGCAGTCAGTGAGACCGGCCTGGGGACACAGTGTACTTATCATGGCTACTCATCCA GTGCTTGCTGTCCATCAGGAGTCAAGCTATATAGATTGTCCAACACCGGCATCAGAGTTTCCTGGCGAACATCAGCCACTACGGCTAACTACACAGTCAACATCTATGGAACAAAGGGGAATTTTACCTGTAGTCCAAACGGCAGCTTAAGTTACTGTGACGTCACCGAAATACCGTGTGGCGATGTGTACACCGTGGTGGTGTCTCCTGTCAGTGATGAACATAACCAAATATCATTCTGCCCTCAAAAAATTTATTCGG TTACCTGTTCGGGAAGCTCTCTTGGAATGG